A single genomic interval of Fibrobacter sp. UWB13 harbors:
- a CDS encoding class I SAM-dependent methyltransferase, with protein sequence MSKNIWDIFAPVYEFAMRSQKDIYDFMYGRIGEVARGKDVLELATGPGMIARHIAPHANHVVATDFAPKMIETARKAKNPENVRFEVADATSLRFMDNAFDVVVIANALHIIPEPSKALAEIRRVLKDDGVLIAPNFIFPADGKRNLWQKLLSLVGVRFAHEWTEDEYKSFLKGNGWTITENCVIKGRIDLAYVECGK encoded by the coding sequence ATGAGTAAGAACATTTGGGATATCTTTGCGCCGGTTTATGAATTCGCGATGCGTTCGCAGAAGGATATTTATGATTTTATGTATGGGCGAATTGGCGAGGTCGCGCGGGGCAAGGATGTGCTTGAGCTTGCAACGGGTCCGGGGATGATTGCGCGGCATATTGCTCCGCATGCAAATCATGTGGTGGCGACTGATTTTGCTCCGAAGATGATTGAGACGGCTCGCAAGGCGAAGAATCCGGAGAATGTGCGTTTTGAAGTGGCTGATGCGACTTCGTTGCGGTTCATGGACAACGCTTTTGATGTCGTCGTGATTGCGAATGCACTCCACATTATCCCGGAGCCCTCGAAGGCGCTTGCGGAAATCCGCCGCGTCTTGAAAGATGACGGCGTGCTGATAGCTCCGAACTTTATATTCCCTGCTGACGGCAAAAGAAACTTGTGGCAAAAGCTTTTGAGTCTTGTCGGTGTTCGCTTTGCGCACGAATGGACGGAAGACGAATACAAGTCTTTCTTGAAAGGGAATGGCTGGACGATAACGGAAAATTGCGT